The genomic segment GCCCCTGGCGCCCTCAAGCCAGCCTCGAGCAAAGTGGCCGGGCAGAGCCAGTCAGAACCCTGTCCCTCCAAGGGTGCCCCCCGTCCCCGACTATGTGGCCCACCCTGAGCGTTGGACCAAGTACAGCCTGGAGGACGTGGCCGAGGCCAGCGAGCAGAGCAACCGAGCCGCTGCCCTGGACTTCCTGGGCCCCCAGACCCTGGACGCCCCTAGTGACTATGTGCCCTCCTTCAACCAGGACCCCTCCAGCTGCGGGGAGGGGAGAGTCATCTTCACCAAACCGGCTCGAGCTGCCGAGGCCAGACCCGAGAGGAAGCGGGCCCTGAGGAAGGCGGGGGAGCCAGGCGGGGGCAAGGGGTCTGTGGAGCTGGCCCACCTGGCCAGGCCCGGGAGCCCAGAGGCGGAGGAGTGGGGCAGCCCACGTGGGGGCCTGCAGGAGGTGGGCCCACCCGAGGAGGCTCCCCGCCGTGGGCCAGCAGCAGGCCCCTTGGCAGTGGAGACAGTGGGCTTCCAGGGCAGCAGGAAGCGGAGCAGAGACCACTTCCGGAACAAGAGCTGCGGCCCAGAGGCCCCGGGGGCTGAGGCCTGACCAGAGAGACTGCCCGCCCCCTCGGGCAGGAGCTGGTGGGCTGCCTCAGGTGGCgccagtggccctggctggaatGCAGGCAGTGGTTTTCGGAGCCAAGAGCTTGCCGAGGGGACAGTGGCGGCCCTGGCCCACTGGACGCCCTTGGGGAACAGTAAAGGCTTTGGGTATTCCTCAGGCTCGGTGTCTCTGTAGGCCGACCCCCTCCACACCCACGACCAGTGACCAGCGTGGCTGGAGCCTTGGTTGTCCAGCCCACCTGATTGATCGCCTATTCCCACCCGTGAGCCTCCTGACTCGGCGCCACGGGCTCAGAGAGCTTTTCAATCACCGGCGGCATTTATCTGCGGCAGCTTTTCCTGAAGGGACTGAGGGGACCCCGCCTCTGTCCAGAGCAGCGGGTGGAGGCAGCACAGGACTCCTCCAGGGGCGAGCTCATGGCCTCAGGCACCTGGCCTGTGCCCATAGGCCTACAGACCATTGGGCTGGGGAAACTTGTTCcatggaggctggggtgggggcagggcaggggccctcccagccctggctgagcgtgcccctcagctccctcctgcccaggccACGTGTGAAGGTAGCCAGTGTCCTGGGACCATGTTTCCAGGCCAGCTGGGTTTGACACCGTGGGTCCACCagcaggggaaggaggatggTCCCTTGTGTGCCAGGGAAGGTGGCCTGGGTGGACACCTGTGGCTGATGGGACAGTTGGGGGGCTGACCTGGCGGGCCCTGCCTAGCAGGGGGAGTGGGGGCGCCTGGACCCCAGCCCTAGCGTGGCATGCTTTCCAGGCTCCAGCTGGGGCAGAGCGCCTTGGGGTGGCAGTGTCCCAGGGCTGCTGCGGGGCCAGGCGCTCACTACGAGCTGTCGGGGCCGCACGAGCAGGAACCAACACACAGGAAGCACCCAGGTGCAAGCCTTGAAGGGCAGGGACTCTCACCACTACCATGTCAAAACCAGTAGTTTATTAGCAGGAACACAGGCTGGGAAGGGGACAGGTGTGCCCCGAGACTGCCGTCCACCCGGCAGGAAGCAGACCGGCGCTCGGTGAGAGCTCGCTGCCCTGGCTCAGGCTGGCAGGTTCTGAGGAGCACCATCCATGGGGAGCATGCTTGCACCCAGTTCCCAAGCACCCAGGCTGGGGGAGACCCAGGAGATACAGGGCAGGGCGTGGAGTGGTCCCTCTGAAGAGGCCACGGTGGCAGGAGGGGGGCAATGGTGTTGGTCAGACCTGGGAGAACTAGCCAAGGGCCGTggtcccctgcccaccctggtcagggcccgAGGGCCAGGTCTTGGGCTCTGGTGGAGGGGGCGCCGTGTGCCGACAGTCCAGTGTCTCAGGGTCCGAGGGCAGTGGGCCCGCCTGTGGGTGCTCCGTGCTTCCTGGGCCCCCTCCATGCTCGGCAGGGGCCTGCTGGTTCCTGGTGCCAGAGTTCCAGGCAtctggtggggaaggaagggtgcTCACTGGGCAGACTGGAAGGGGGCAGGccgagggggaaggagagggaagtgcCCAGAGGTGAGCCTGGGGCCTGGGTCCCTGAGGGGAAGGCTGGGGGCGTAGCCTTGGGGTCCAAAAGGCCACACCCTTGTGCTGGCTGGGCCAGGGGGCATCTGCCCCACCCAAGCCAGTGGCCAGCCAAGGGCCATCAGAGGCCTGGGTAGGTCCCCACCTGAACAGGGGAAGGCACTGGCCCAGCATGGCCCTCCGCAGGCCCACACTTACTGCGGGGGGCGGTGCCCGGGGCCAGCCTGTCTGCCAGGGAGGACAGGAGTGCCACACAGCGATTGACCTGCCAGAGGGAGAGACGTCCAGGGAAGCCCTCAGCCGAGCCCCAGCACTCTAGAACCAGCAGGGCACCTGGGCACCCTCCTGTCCGCGTCCCCTCTCCTGCCAGGACCCCTGTTGCCCAGGGACCCTCCCTCTGTGTAGAAGGAAGCGGGTGGGAGGCTCAGGCCCCAGTTGTGTGGAGTGGACGAGGATGGGCTGTGCAGGGCCCCGTCCAGGCAGGGCACCCCTCTGTCAGGTGatgggcggggcaggggtgggtgggtgcggAGCCTGGTGCAGAGTTAgtttggaggtggggggtggagcaGGGCTGCCCCCCCATGTCTGGTCTGCAGCCCACCTGTGACTCCAGGCCCCGGATGtgcttctcttgctctctcaGCCCCCCAAGGTGCTTGGCTATGATGTCCACCCTGCAGCagagccgggggcggggggtgggcacAGCAGGCCACCATTAGCCACAGGACACTGAATTTGGGGACTCTCCTGTCCCTTATTCTGTTGCCCAGGCTCTTGGGGTGGGCTTGGGGTCACTAAGGCCCCCCTGGGTGCCTGAGTCTGGGGTGCTTTGGTCCTTCCATTCACCCCAGACCTGGTACACAGTGTGTTTGAGAACCCCCTGCATGCGTGATGGATGCTGGGCACCCTCCAGAGAGATGGCGGGACCACCCCACccactggcagggagggctgggaggcaCAGCCCTGGGGGCACCTGGAGAGACAGTGGAAGGGCTGGGCTCCACTCTGAGACCCCAGAGCAGAGGGGATTCCAGGTGTGTTGGCCCCTGTCCCCCGAGTGCAGGGCAGGCGAGGCCCTGGGAGAGCCCTGTTTGGGGTCAGGCCAGGTGCTGGGCCCCAAGACCCAGTCACACCCTGCCCCTCTcagccagcctcagtttcctccgtTCATCCTGAGCAGCACCAGGCAGCATGGCAGCCCCCGGTGAGGACAGCAGAGGCCCAGGCGCTGCTGACTCAGCCCCCAACCCTGCAGGCGGTGGGTGGTGCCCTGTGCACCTGTGGGCGGTTCTCCGCAGCACCTCCTCCTTGCTGTCCTCCTTCTGCTTCTCCAGCTTGCTCAGGTAGCTCTCCTTCTGCACCGCCTCCCAGGTGACCATCTTCTGCTCCAGGGGCTCTGGCAGGTCTCTCTCTGGGAAAGCCAGGCAGCCGCGGGCTTGACTAGAGCCAGGCGGGCCTTGGGGATGGAGACTGGGCCGGCCTCCGGTGTGGCAGGAAGACCAGGTCAGCTCAGCCGCCCCACGGGTGCCCACCTGCAGCACTCCGGTCAGTGCACTGGTGTCCAACGCCCAGGAcacagggagaggggcagagactgtCCTGCTGTGGGGGCCTGGGGGTCCGCTCAGCCTGTGCCAACCGCCCCAGCCCCTTCCATCcagctgcccgccccccccccccaatgcctgtccctgccctggggcctcacCCAGGCGTGCCCGCTTCCGCCCAGCCTCCTTCTGGAAGACCCTCTTGAGCACTAGGCTCAGATGGCTGAGCAGGATGAAGGGCGGGGCCAGGGCGGGGCGCTCCTGGTACTCGGCGATGAGGTGGTAGCGCTGGGACCTCCAGAAGGCATCCGCGTTGCCCTGCACCTTCTGGAACGTGTAGCTGTGGGCCCCCCCCCGGACAGCCTGAGCCCTGGGGCCCCTGCAGAAGCTGAGGCCCCGCCCCCCTCTCACATCGCTCCTTTCTGTGGGGCACATCCAGAGTGGGGGCCACGTGTCCCGGCCACCCACCACCCTGTCTGCCGTCCGGGACACACTGCCAAGCCCCCAGCCTTGAACAGCCAGGCCTTGGGTGGGCGAGGGGGcgcctgtggggcaggggcctgggaacgctccgcccaccccacccctgctgaggGCACCAGGTCTCTGGGCTGGCCCGCTGCTGCCTGCACCCGAGGCCCCACGGGGCAGGGGCAGCCAGTGTTTGAGGGGATGCCCGCACCCATGCCTCTCCCCACTCGGGCCGCAGGTCTGGAGGGCGGGAGCTGGCTGGCTCCGAGGGGGCCAGGGGCGGGGTCGccgggcggggggtggggcaccTGAACATGGCGATGAGCAGGTTCATGAGCAGCACGTTGGTGACCAGCAGGAAGGTGACCAGCAGGAGGATGACCAGCCAGTTGGCGTAGAGGTTGGGGCAGGAGGGCGAGCCCTCCAGCAGCAGCGGGTGTGCCGAACAGTTCACGCGGGCTTCTGCAAGGCGACCGAGCGGTGGGGCCGGGCGGGCGGCCCCCGGGGCGGCCACGGGCCAGCGCCCTCGGGCGACAGCTTCTCCCTGGCACTGAGGTCACCCGGGGACGGACGGAGGGCACTGGCTTGTGACCAACAGCCTGGTTTTCTGGGTGTGACCTGGTGTTGGCACAGGAAGTCCCCACCGTCGGACACCCTGGTCCCCAGCGAAATGGAGGGTCAGCTCTGGCCCCGCTTGCCCACCTCTGCCAGGCTGCAGCCTCAGCTAGGGCCACAGGGGTCAGGAACAGAGCCCCCGGGTGTTTGCTGGCTGTTGCCTGGCCTAAGGTACCCTCCACCTTCCCAGAGCTCTGCCCAAAGCCGGGCTGGGGAGAGCTGGCCTGCGCAGGGTGGACAGCGTCTTCCGAGGCTTCTGGGGCTTTTATGGCACTGACGCCTGTCTGGGAGCGGCTTCTGGGAGCGGCTGAGCACCCTGCTCTGGGCCCCCGCCCAGCCCACAGGGCAGGAGTGAGGGGCTGTGGTGGCCGGGGTGCGTGGCACCACCTTGCAGGGGGAATGTGCGGGTGTGCACACGATGGACTTGTCCACACTGCGGGGTGTCCCCGCCAGCGCCCACCCGTGCCCCTGTGTCAGTGTGTCCTTGGCGGGGCACCCTCCCCCTTCTCCGGAGTTCTCGAGGCGGGGGACACACAGCcgccttcctctcctttctgggGCTGATTCCTGACCCTGCTCTCTGCCTGTCCAGGCTTCCGAGAGGGGCCTGGCCAGCCCTGGGGGGTGCGGTTTGAGCTGTAAATCAGATAAAAGTGGCTCTGCCCTCACGAGACCCCTGAGCTTCCTGGTGACACACTGAGGCGCCATCAGGCCGGGCTGGAAATTAAATTGCCCCTggggcctggagcccagagaaGGACCTTTGCTGCCACAGCCCCGCCCCAGGGCTCCCTCCCACCTGGcgctgggagcagggaggccgCCTTCAGTGCAGGGTTGTGCAGAGTGGGGGCTGCCGAGCCTCAGTGTCCCTCCGCACCCCGCACCCCGCAGCTCTGCCCCAGAGATGGTGCTCAGCGGTGCAGCCCCCCTGCAGGACTCTCCCCGCACAGCCgcagcagcagggtgggggctCCGGGGGGTTGGACGCCTTTGGGGGTCAGCATGCCCCCCACCCTTCTCAGGGGACCCCACACCATACCGCCCCCCATACCAGCATGTGGCTGCGGCTGGCTGGGCCAGGGAAGTGGCCACTGGGGCTGATGTGCCTCCCACCCAGCACTGGAGGCGCCCCCTCATCCTTCCCCCGACCCAAAGGCCACAGCGCGGCCCCCGGCCAGGGCCATACAGTGAGGGCCCCAGGGTCCGGGTGACCAATGGTCCGGAAAAGCGATGCCGCAGAAGAGCGAACAC from the Desmodus rotundus isolate HL8 chromosome 5, HLdesRot8A.1, whole genome shotgun sequence genome contains:
- the TSSC4 gene encoding U5 small nuclear ribonucleoprotein TSSC4 isoform X1, with product MAEVGAGEPAPGLEVEQGTECDALPSDTVSLSDSDSDPSLPGSAELEALSPEKLPGEAQGDSDPDEAPSPPRGPPTAAVQPFHLRGTSSTFSQRSHSIFDCLEGAAGRAPPSVLQTGLGGPGGFKRPLAPSSQPRAKWPGRASQNPVPPRVPPVPDYVAHPERWTKYSLEDVAEASEQSNRAAALDFLGPQTLDAPSDYVPSFNQDPSSCGEGRVIFTKPARAAEARPERKRALRKAGEPGGGKGSVELAHLARPGSPEAEEWGSPRGGLQEVGPPEEAPRRGPAAGPLAVETVGFQGSRKRSRDHFRNKSCGPEAPGAEA
- the TSSC4 gene encoding U5 small nuclear ribonucleoprotein TSSC4 isoform X3, translating into MSGSASKGGQSGRSCSEPLSRAVPGTSGLRPPLSLCRLHRRSAHQPSGVCTGVSHTGRCAVAWGHMAEVGAGEPAPGLEVEQGTECDALPSDTVSLSDSDSDPSLPGSAELEALSPEKLPGEAQGDSDPDEAPSPPRGPPTAAVQPFHLRGTSSTFSQRSHSIFDCLEGAAGRAPPSVLQTGLGGPGGFKRPLAPSSQPRAKWPGRASQNPVPPRVPPVPDYVAHPERWTKYSLEDVAEASEQSNRAAALDFLGPQTLDAPSDYVPSFNQDPSSCGEGRVIFTKPARAAEARPERKRALRKAGEPGGGKGSVELAHLARPGSPEAEEWGSPRGGLQEVGPPEEAPRRGPAAGPLAVETVGFQGSRKRSRDHFRNKSCGPEAPGAEA